The Salvelinus fontinalis isolate EN_2023a chromosome 24, ASM2944872v1, whole genome shotgun sequence genome has a segment encoding these proteins:
- the LOC129821946 gene encoding calpain small subunit 1-like, with protein MFLAKRLIGGILDVVSNIDPGQFVPSDPPPPRRPLAYAEQNENDEERQFRKVFQQLAGDDMEVSPTELMNILNRIIGKRTDLKTDGFSIESCRSMVAVMDSDSTGKLGFHEFKFLWNNIKKWQCIYISNDADRSGLISSNELPATFKAAGFPLNDQLFQLMVRRYSDEQGNMDFDNFIGCLVRLDAMCRAFKTLDKDDNGTIKVNIQEWLQLTMYS; from the exons ATGTTTCTGGCCAAAAGACTCATTGGTGGCATCCTGGATGTTGTGAG CAACATCGACCCTGGTCAATTTGTGCCATCCGATCCT CCCCCACCACGCAGACCTCTGGCCTACGCGGAGCAGAATGAGAACGACGAGGAGAGACAGTTCCGCAAGGTGTTCCAGCAACTCGCTGGGGAT GACATGGAGGTGAGCCCCACTGAACTGATGAACATCCTCAACAGGATCATTGGAAAAC gtactgacctgaagaCTGATGGCTTTAGCATCGAGTCATGCAGGAGCATGGTGGCTGTCATGGAC AGCGACAGCACAGGAAAGCTAGGTTTCCATGAGTTCAAGTTTTTATGGAACAACATCAAGAAATGGCAG TGCATCTACATATCAAATGACGCAGACCGCTCAGGGCTCATCTCCTCAAACGAGCTTCCCGCTACCTTCAAAGCTGCAG GCTTCCCTCTCAACGACCAGCTCTTCCAGTTGATGGTCCGCAGGTACAGTGATGAACAGGGCAACATGGACTTTGACAACTTCATTGGGTGCCTGGTCAGACTGGACGCTATGTGTC GAGCTTTCAAGACTCTGGACAAAGATGATAATGGAACTATCAAAGTCAACATCCAGGAG TGGCTTCAGTTGACCATGTACTCTTAA